The Archocentrus centrarchus isolate MPI-CPG fArcCen1 chromosome 24, fArcCen1, whole genome shotgun sequence DNA segment CGCTGTTTTTTAATGCAGCCTATTACGCTGCCTCCAATTTCTTTCTAATGCAAGAGCATTAGCTCGTGTTACCGCAAATACCCAAATACAGTAACTACAGGCTAAATGTCGAGAACATATGAGGGCATAACGGGAACATATAGCctgtgatgcagatgctgcataCATGAAGTGACGTAGTTCATTCATGGCGATGGGCACCTTTTGGAGGGAGGGGTGCCACTTTCTATGTGCTCgctattttttgacatttgagTTAAGATAATGAGTTGAAATTAAATGGTAGGCAGTGTTGATTTTTAGACACGTCAGTGATTTGATTGTTCAAGTGTAAAACACCTGCTAGCCCCTTTCCCCTGTCACTTCTCCCTCGGTGAAATGGTTCGGTCTCGCCACACAGATTTCATTCATAAAATTCCAGCTCACTATAAAAGGCGGGCCTCTCCACTATCTGCACAGTTATGAACCTGGCAAATGGAATATAGGCGTCCGGGCCATCAGTTTTCTGTCTAGGATAGACTGACTGTTCAGTCTCTTATgcggtgatttttttttcattttatttcatttgtattttattaaatgaaaCCATGCATCCAGACTCCAGCTCTGAATTCGACTTATCGTCCAGCTGTAGCACAGCATCGCCTGGCGGGGACACCCCTGGGTGCAGCCAGCATCCTCCTGACTCGCTTTCATCATCAGTGGACAGCGACAAGGTAGAGCCGGATCTCATCATACACTAAACGGATCACAAAATGAAATCTTGTGGGATGGCTGATGCATATGGGTGATAGAGACTGCATTCCTCAAATTcttctcatatttttttaagtcattttcaTAGGCAACCTTTCCTTTAACAGGCTTACTACCCCGTATTGAAAATGATAAGAAAAACACATGCATCTGTGTagaaaatcaattttaaaaagagCGCAATGATGTTATTATTCCAAGGAAAGTGCAGTGCAGCCCGCTTTCCACAGTCTTCGTCGTGACCTTTTTATCTTGATAATCATAATAACTGATGAGGATGTGACACGATATGACATGAAGCTGATTCTGATGTATTTACAGAGAGCAGATTTTGTCTTCTTTGACATTCCTCAGACAAATGATTGATGTAACATTTAAACACTGCTAAAGGTCAGCCAATAACGTGGTCGCTCATTCATCAGATACGCTAAATTAGTGTTTGACTGCATGCATATGCACGTCTCTCTGATGTGGGTTTCTCCAGGATACTGAGACCAGTGCAGCAGCCTCCTTTGTTCCGACTGTGACTGCAATCTCAACATCGCCAGAACTAAACTGGATTGTGCAGCCTACGGTCATCACATCTGCCTCCCCGTCGCCCTGCCGTGCAAAGACCAAAACTCATGCAGCGACCCAGCCGTCTTCCCGGGCAGGTGCAAACAAGGCGAAAGCCTGCAACAGGAAAGGGCCGAAAGAGCAGGTAAAGAAAACAGAGGGGTGGGTGGGACGCTGATGTGttaataaatcaatcaatcaatcaattactaCAGCGAACAATCACGGAGTCTGTGTTGATCTCCAATATCATGCCCAACGACCTCCTTTCCACTCATTAAGCTTAATGTGAAAATGGAGATATCGCGATATTTTTACTGGGACAGCAAACGGAACGcaattaacagttttttttttctgttgtgggAAAATCACGTGTTAGTGGAGTTGTGTGAATACTTTACTGCAGGGAGTCAACCATAAGATGATTTGATCATGTTTAATTGGTGCAGAGCAATTACTTGGGGAGGGGAGGGTAACGAGCTCAGCCTTGTTTATGAGCGGGATAGGAAATTGTATGAAATGCGCGTTCATGTGACTGGCTAGACGTGCCAGTGGTGCAGCATTTTAACGCCTGAACTGAGAGTCTGCACCGACCAGATCAGCATTCACTGGACTGAAGATTTGTTGTTCAAGAGCCAACTGCCGACATGGCAAGATTTAGTGGGATGAGCATTTAAATTAATGGGCTATTTCTGATTGATTTTAGCCTtccaaagaggaggaggagaggaggaggatcaGGAGGGAGAGGAACAAAATTGCGGCAGCCAAGTGTCGTAACAGACGGAAAGAGCTGATAGAGACCCTTCAAGCTGTAAGTAATGCTTTATTACAGCATATAGAGAATATTCACACAGTATATTCATGTCTCTGAAGATGAATAATGCTCATATCGCAAGAGCTAAGAAGAGCTGCAGAGCCACAtcgggttgtgtgtgtgtgtgtgtgtgtgtgtgtgtgtgtgtgtgtgtgtttgtgtgtgtgtgtgtgtgtgtgtgtgtgtgtgtgtttaatggtTTGCTCatgctcttttctttcctttctctggCTTTCCCTCAGGAAACTGATACTTTAGAGGAAGAAAAGTCTACCCTTGAGACAGAGATAGCCAACCTGatgaaggagaaggagagactGGAGCATGTCTTAGCTTCCCACAAACCATCCTGCAAACTCTCTTCagacgatgatgatgacgacAGGGAGGAGGATAAAGAAGATGATGGCACAATGCTTCAGGATCCACCAACCTCCCCGCAgctgctttccattttagagaATGGAAAAACCCCAGAGAGCAGCACAGCTGGAGAAGCCCACATTGGTCAAGACATGAGCAATGCCCCTTGCATCCCTGCTGCAGCCATTTTGGGAAACTCCAACAtcctcctgtgttccagtgcaGAAGAGGAGGCTCTGGAGGAACTGAAAGGAGACGACTTGGATGACTTGGTGCCCAGCATACAGATGGAAGTGACGCCTGAGACAGCCGCATCGGTCCCTGACATACTACAGAGTACAGACCTGAGTGGGCCCTTCTGCCTCTCAGACTGGGAAACCCTGTACAAGTCTGTGGCAAGCGACCTTGAGGCTCTGAGCACCCCAGTCATGTCTTCCAGTCCCACTTGTAGCAGTTACCGCACAGTGTTTTCCTTCAATTGCTCCGAGATTGATTCCCTGGCTGATGGCTCAGAGTGCCTCAAAGGCAGCCTCGGTGCATCTGAGTTAATGAAAGATAGTCTTAACTCGCCCACACTCCTGGCCTTGTGAATGCAAAGAAGTTATGCAACAATACTGTATTCTAATCAGCCAGCAAGCTATGATTGCTTTCAAATAATCTTTTGTAGTGTGAGTTTTGATGTTGTGCAAACATGAAAATCAGAGATTGTGTAGACGCAGTGTTTTCTGTGACTGTAAACACAGTTGAGTTCTTCCATGCTGTTGCAATTGTCTGAGATGAGACCTTGTGCTAGTAAAATGCATGCAAATACAAGTCATCCGTAATCCAAGAAGAGATGGTatcttgtgtgtgtggtgtgtggtgtttatttttatttcaaagctCTGCGTGTGGTCTGACACTAGATCCTGCTGAGTAGCTTAATGTATGTAATACTGTTTGATAAAGCTGTGTTGTAACAAGTGATTAATAGAGGGTTACTAATATGTGGCGTGTAGGTGTAACATCTTGCTGTAAGGTGCCCCCCTGACCTGACCTGACTTGAcatttcattttacatttttccatgACAAACAAGATCATACCATGTATTTTATCAAGATGTATTTTAtgacatagtttatttttttacttatcaaaatatgcagatgcaaatgaataaatacgtaataataaaatatgctggaaataaaataacacaaccACATTTAACTCCATGCTGTTGTTGTCATTGATTCAGGAGTAGTCATATGAATAGACAGTCTGCGCCAAAACCTCACTTAGTAAGTGACTTTACATTAATCTcttcagaagaagaaacaaactgaTGACTGTGAGATACTTTAAAACAACATATGAAACCTCAAATACAAACTTCATCTGTAATAAGTGGATGTATGCTCTAGAGCAGATGCTGCATGAACGATGGGGTGATCCCGGTGACTGCATAAACATATTAAATGTAGACATATATTCTGTGAGAGCATAAACTGCATTTTCACATCAGTGTAAATATGAAGGAGTCAAAAATGTGAATTTGACAATCTACAAATACGTTGAAGTTGCTTATTTCATGTTCGGTTCtataaaaaagtttaaaaactcACTAAAACGTCAGAATAAGATGAAGGCTGAACTTGAAGCTGtcattaataatatttttggcTAAATCCAAGTCTGTAAAGATGTCAGTGCGCCTATTTCTGGCTTCGGGATTACATAAAGTAGCCGAGTCGTGGACCGAAGCTGTTTAAATTGAGTGGGAAGGAGCGCAAACAGCAGGTTAATTATTTATTCATAGCCTGCTCTCTGCTCCACTATTGTCACGGTCAAGGGAATCCGAGCGCacacgcagcagcagcagcgcacTGCGTGCTGTGCGTGACGTCAGCACGCGATTGTCGTTTCGTGTCAGTTCCTTTGACCATATTTGGGTGGTTGCAGTTGTTTTGTATCCATGGCAACGGGTGTCATATTTCGGAGCTGGAGCAGGTTAatcgagagagaaagagaagccgAAACAAGGGAGAGCACGAGTCTCATTAAAGACCGAGTTTCTCATCAATTACTGAGCGGGTGTCACGTGACTGACGATAATTGGAGTAGTAGGTAATTTCTGGGAACAGCAAACGAGGGATTTGGTTTTGTTCATCAAGGGGGGAGATAGTGTTTCGAGCTTGGAGTACGCATTTCGGGTAACCACGTTTATCCCAGAGAATTACATTTGATCCTTTTACTCATAACACAAAGTCCCTGTAAAGGCTTTGCAGCAAAACACATGGCATGCATTTCATGCCTTAACGTGTGTAAGGTGCAGTCCTTGTTTTCATCAGTAGGGGTGGCTACAGAGCGAGCAAACGCAAGCGTCAAACAGCAGAAAGAGCTTCTCATGCAATAAGTGGCGTGGGGCTTTCACTTCCCCTTTGAGTGCCTCCGTTGTTTCGTCTGCACAAATAGACCAAATCAACAAGCTGTTGATCTTTAAAGGTTATCAGCGATACTTACGCAAGCACGTGATCTATAACATGTAAGCCTTCCAACAGTGATTAAGTTTATTAAGCATTAAGTTATGGCACTCTGGAACACCAATTCTGTAACAGTTTTTCGTGTATTTGCTACAACAACAATATAAATCATGTTTTATTAGGTGTGTGAATATGAGGCATCATACCCATGTAGACAAAATCCACATGATGTTTTGGCCCCTATTTATAAACTGTGGTTAGCGTTCTCATTTCACATGTAACTATTTTAATTGATTAGTGACCAAACATATTTACAATTTAGCATAAAGGAAGatttgtttcactttttaaGACATTTGCTGAATGCTTATTTGCAACGATGATGCCTGTGACCCCACTACTGCAATAAATTGTATTTCTCAAGAAACAATGTACATTTCAAGCTTAATTGCTAAAACTGGGTAATATTACATTTTAGTCTTGAATACGGAAATTACTTCAAATGAGCTGCTGTTCATAAATTGTCTGTGGctggttcagttcagttcacaaCTGCACATATAGACAAACATTTAAGTTCAGTGTTTCTGAGGGTCCTCCGGATGTTGGGATCACGTGTACTCTTCGCCACCATTTCTCTCACTACTaaacttcttctttttctttaattaactctgtgtgtgtgtatgtgtgtgtgtgtgtgtgtgtgtgtgtgtgtgtgtgatgtcctGGCGCACGGCTATTTCAGAGTGCTGACGGATGGGCCCGTCAACAGCTCTGATGTGTCGTGACTCACTCGCTCTGTCCACTCCAATTGTTCCATCAAACTATGTGGGTCCAGCAGCGTGATGCTTCTCACCTCCAAAGCCTGTTTCACAGTCGTAAAATAGAAAAGAGTCGGAGTTGTTCACGACCAAACTTTCTGTGTGAAATGTGAGGGGTAggaattgttgttgtttttttttttttactattattaTAAGAGTGGGACCGAGGCTAGTGACTGCTAGTGGAAGAAGTGTTTGTTGTTCTGACTTGGGTTGAGGAAAAAGTAGCAACGTAATCACAATAAGAACTGGTGACAGTGCAAGCAGCAAAAtatgtttgcaaaaaaaaaaaaaaaaaaaatcacgtatCATGTAGTGCATGTTGTGCAAGCAGCATTATAATGCTGAATCTGGTCAAAAGAGACCTACTTATCTGTAGTGTacagataaaacaaaaaaaaaaactaaacgcATAATAAGTTTTATAAACTGATTGCAAATCTCAATCTGAATAGCAGCTTTAATTATCACACTGGGGCAGTTTAAAAGCcgtataggctccagccccactgtATACCTGAGGCTGAGacaatggatggataaatgctTGGAAAACCTTCTTTAGTAAGGAATGCTTAAGTATATTTAAGTACCTAATCACATTTACTCAAGTATTATAGTTTAGTAGATTTTGAGGTACCATGTTTAAGAGGCAAATATTAGTGCACCACAATCGATCTTTTATTTTCTATCCAATATAATTTGATTcgttttacaaaacaaaagaatgaaTAAAGTTATGATGCAGAGATATATTTACCTATGAGAGCATAAAGTACTTAAAATCCACTCTATATCTGTATTGCaacattaaagtgaaaaaacaaaacaaaacaaaacattaatacAGAAATAATTAGGGTGAACCACATAATACATGCTATTCTGAAACAGGTCATTCTACTTGTGGTGACTTATCTGGCTTCATCATTGGTTAATGCTCCCAGTGGTTGAAGAAGTACTCATATCTCGGTAAAACAATACCACCGCAGAAAACTCCATAATGCATTCTTTTGGTTAAAAAAGCACCATCATTGTTCTAAGTGTGATTGAATAGTAGCACTAGGTATTCTAAAATAGCAATGAGCTGCACCACCTAAGGTGTGTTTAGTTTTCGCAATTGGAGACGAGGTGGACATGTTTGGGCAGATTCAGCCTTCTGTTACATCACATGGAAAGACGGGAAAAGTTTAATCTTTGTTATTATTATGATAGTTAGCTCATGTTCAGTAACCTTACACAGTTCCCATCAAACACATAATCTCAAGCTGCCCTGATGTCTAATTGGCAAGAATGAAAAAGCATGCCTGTGTGTACTTGTGTTACTGTAATAGCTTGGTTTGCATATTTCCCAGGTGCTTTAGTAAACCAAGGCCCCAATACTAGGACCCTGGACCTGAAGCAGCTGGATGTAAAGCAgcttataaatatattatttacaCCTCTGCCTTTCCTACTCTGACTGGTCAGAATGTTTTCTGTGAAAAGGGCCTGCAGAcaggtagctttttttttttttttttaataaactgcaTTTGGGATTAGATAATAACCTAATGTTTACATGTTAACAGTATCATAAGGACTTAATCCAGCATCTATATACATATGAACGCATATGAATTGATCAAAACATGAAGAAGCTTGAAGGCTTTCTGGTTGGACTTCCAGTGATATCAGCACCCTGTAAAATGTCTCACACTGCTTGCCACGGTTCCAGATTCATATCTTTCCCTTATTCATCACATTGCTCACTCTTTCCAGCTGTGTTATCTCACACACCTTCTGACCAATCTGTTCCCTGCTTGCCATTATAGTCCCAAGGAAGTGCTATATTCGCAGGGATAAACCAATGTCATACACATTTTGGGAAGGCTGGGTCACCTGACACGAGTAATGCTGTGAACCGCGGTGCTGGTACGTGCGTGAACTCACCGTTTCCTTCCAACTGAAGATGGCATTTTCAGTATGACAGCCAGAAAGAGCCTGTGCTGATTCAAGACTTAAAATGTCTGGCCTGTCCGTTTTCTTGAGTACCAAACAAATAAGCtgcatataaaaacatttagctttttttttttttttttataagatgACACAATGTTCTTCTTGTAGGCTTTGATTCAGGGTGATATAGTGCATCAAATGGTAAATCCAGCCTCAGTCAGGGAGGAAGAGTAGTGTGATGATAGAGGAGCCTGTTGTGAAGGGAAGAGTAAGCATGCAGTGCCAGAAAGCAGCTGGTTTGATTTCTGTGAACGGAGTCCGCTAAAGCACCACAAGTATGCATTGTGCATATCTGTGTGTTATACCTGCTGCCACGTGTGGAAAGGAGAATGTTTGTATTGTAAATACTGTATGCTTCAGTACGCTGGTTGTtggtatattttttaatgtctcCACAAGAGTCAAAGTATGAACAATATGACACTCGCTGAATAAACTGTGACAAAACGAGAATTTCCATTTGCTCCAGTGCTgtcagaaaatgggaaatatcaTTCTGTAGTAACACACTATTTCCACAGCCCGGCAAAACGCAGAACTTCTGtgacacagtttaaaataaccTGAGCTATAGTGTGCGTCTTTGCACATTAGACATGATTTAGTCTACAACTGTCTGAGATTActgggaaagaagaagaaaggaaggaaggaaatcaAATGGAGTGGtggtaaaaataatatttaacgTCTGCAGCGTGGAGGATAATGAGTCAGATTTGTGTCTGGAGGAGTGTGGTTCACTGGGTATTTCCCAAAGATATGATGTTGGATAATATTACAACAAGAATCTTAACCTAAAGATTTTATTCAGGTCAAAAAAGATAAAGAAGTGTGACTTAACTTGTTTATGAATTTAGGAATGTGATAAACATgtggaaatgttaaaaaaaaaaaaaaaaaaaagattagaaagacagaaaaaaaatttgctCACTTGCTTTTGCCGAAAAACAgttggttttgttttgccttGACTTCTGACACCCACATATCGTGAACTCTGCACAAGTTTGGCAGAGCTGCGAAACCACAAACTCCACTCACTCTCTATTAATCAGGGTGGCAGCTGTTAGAAAGTGCACCCGAGCTCGTGCTGTAACGCAAAGGAGGACTGGAACagacaaataataaagctcCTGGTAGGTAGGCGTTGAGATATGATTCTGAAGCTCTCAACAGGAAAAGTAGCTTTAGAAACTTTGTGGTTTAAACAACCTGAAGCAGACTTGGATTTTCTGTACCAGCACCATTTGTGGTCATTTCTGCACACTGTTACATTTTCACTAAAGATAATCTTTTTCCCTTCAATTAACATGCCCTTTCACATTTACCTGTACACCACAGTATAATCTTAATGTCATTATCGTGCCTTGTTATTCTTATGAGGAACAGCTCTGTCTTAAAGTGTCAAATGCGCACCATGTGTGTTCATGTAGTGAGTGACATTTCTGGCTGCCTCCCTGCAGGCACAAAGGAACTCAGCTGAAAGCCTACACCTGCAAAGGGGGCACTACCTCTGTTTTAACCACAAACATCCAGGACCCTCGTGTTTTATGAAATCTGTCTGCTCGCTGGTTCAGTTCTGCTTTCTTAACTCCAAATGTCTCCCCTAAAAATTTGTCATCTGCATTAAGAGCGACTCTGACGCACAGTCGGCCCCGACCTGCCGTCAGATGTGAGACATAAATCACAGCAGAAACCAAATTAGAATCTAAAAAAGGAACGGAGTAAAGTATTTTGGTGAGCCTCCAATAACTCAGCTGCTTTTTATAGGCCGAACAGTTGAGCTGGCATTGTGCAAAACCAAACTGAGCCTCAGCTAATGTTAACGATAAAATGTGACACGTAATAAAAGACAATGAAGACTGCTCAATGCATAAAGATAATGTTCTTTTAATGCAGTCTAAGGATTGATCAGAAAAAAATAGGAGCATTTGCGGGCGACAGTGCAGTATATTTGCGACAGTTTATAAATTTTGGCATAACTTATCAGCTATTAATGTATAAAACAAGAAATGCACAACTCAACACTATTATAAAGTGAGAGAGGGCAAAATGCAACTCATCGCTATGTtggaaacagctgtttttagcCTTTTAAGCAATAACTGCATGTTCCCATAAGTAGGAATGTCCAGTTAGATGTAGTTGCAGCTGCCCACAGTAGATGGAAGCATCTGAAAGAGGCTTTCAGAACTTTCTGGAACCACTTTTAGAAATACTGCATAATTTTTGTTCACggttgcttttctttttgttcttttatggCCCAAGAATCAAGACAAGGAGCGATGAAAGAAAGTAAAACTAGTCTTTCAGGGTAGCCACACTGTGCAAATACCCTGTAGGATTAATTGCATTTATGTTTGCAATAAACTTCCTTAaccacatgattttttttttttcttttttagctccGTGTTGAACTTTCTAAGAAAAGATagttacagctgcagctgtaactTTGCCAAATGACTTTGGGGTGAAGGGTGAAAAACAAGGTGAAAGAGGTGCAGTGAAACTGTGGTGCCAGTTCTCCAAACAGCACATTTAGTGgtataattttgttttgtgcCTCAGCAAGAAAACTAAACTAGAAACTTACCAGCTGAGAAGCAAGTAGTCGgattaaacagaaaacaatagaAATGaccttaaatatattttactttgCAGGTTATATATTTGCTTCCCTTAACATTTTTTGAGACacttaaaatattaaatctGCACATCATCCAGTATTGATAAATCCCCTAAGAATATGCGCATGTCCCCTTTAAGTAGTGTACTTTATTGAATATCCAAATCACATGTGGTGCATTTTCCATATGACAGAGCTTAAAGAAGCCTATTTCACAAACTAGATATGAAGTCAGATATTCTGCTTATTAGCATTTGTAGGCTGCACAACTTAAATGTCAGGATTACCCCTTTTTTTCCATCTGGGATCAACGTCTCCAAAACATGACAGGGAGTCTGGTCTAATTTATTTAGCTGTAATATTACTTCAATAAAGTTAGTAGCATATGCGAGCAGTGTAAATGCTCCACAACAGAAGACCCGAGTTAAATACAAGATTAAAAAGACTAACtctcttcattttcttctttcttgtgAAAGAGGccgtattttttttaacttctttttaCATCCATTCATCTTCATTTCTCAGGCATAGTACAGGTGTAAACGAGCCAAAGGTATAAGCCCATGTATTCTAGCATCTTTGCAGCGTCCATATATAGCTTTACTGCATGACTAAATAAAAGCATTATAAAGAAGGTCGCCTACAGTGCTGTGcgaaagtcttgagccaccctgtCATTACCTCGCTGACCAATAGGTGGAGAGAGATTATATTTTCACccctgtttgcttgtttgtctgtctgttagcaatagagctcaaaaggttttgaaccaaatgtgatgaaactttgtggaaatgtaTCTTAGGGGACCAAGAACATGTGATTTCATTTtcgaggtcaaaggtcaaggttgCCAATAATTTTCA contains these protein-coding regions:
- the LOC115774170 gene encoding proto-oncogene c-Fos-like: MHPDSSSEFDLSSSCSTASPGGDTPGCSQHPPDSLSSSVDSDKDTETSAAASFVPTVTAISTSPELNWIVQPTVITSASPSPCRAKTKTHAATQPSSRAGANKAKACNRKGPKEQPSKEEEERRRIRRERNKIAAAKCRNRRKELIETLQAETDTLEEEKSTLETEIANLMKEKERLEHVLASHKPSCKLSSDDDDDDREEDKEDDGTMLQDPPTSPQLLSILENGKTPESSTAGEAHIGQDMSNAPCIPAAAILGNSNILLCSSAEEEALEELKGDDLDDLVPSIQMEVTPETAASVPDILQSTDLSGPFCLSDWETLYKSVASDLEALSTPVMSSSPTCSSYRTVFSFNCSEIDSLADGSECLKGSLGASELMKDSLNSPTLLAL